Proteins found in one Herbiconiux sp. A18JL235 genomic segment:
- a CDS encoding GH92 family glycosyl hydrolase → MIERVDPFIGTDVTALPPQSGLAATWWWPKPQIGNTHPGATFPLGMVSACAYSGAYPTGYGRYDLSLEGIPDTIHDTNLASGFSHFQQSGTGAIRKYYNYFRVTPMIEPLDVLGRSWEIVDEDASPGYYTATLDSGVTAEITVGPKSAVHRYTFPRHSNARVVIDFSLGGLAIPYGSTIPLRAHLETIEPGVASGVVVAEGAPIAVHIEADTPQWRQMLWYDRRLMPGGTRLDFDHIRPTTLRNFGLMWAGPSEPGQTIELRIGFSFRGVEQAERNLRHDCGPGPARFEARRERTQKTWRKQLKAITVDTPSRARKTVFATALYHSLIKPSFAPSESPFWPADGPFAFDISTMWDIYRTQLPLLTALQPEKAVELANALLTICEEEGNFPIGYRLARGGDRFSRQGSALAHTLLADLCQLGVPGIDWDWALVHMSDDLRRTYGEEYLLRGEAHPISHTLDIAFGYWCTAKVARHVGDKALAAQFEALAERWVNAYDPESGLLKDSTYYEGSRYNYSFRLQHDMEGRIAVSGGRERFIEQLDAFFGYGAEPVVQPGLKPGADELLAGYRLGRFEGLNNEPDMDAPWAYHYAGRPDRTAEIVHDIVHQQFGTGRGGLPGNDDSGGLSSWYVWASLGLFPVAGQNILLVNAPSFREATVAVGEGEFTIRTEGFVEPEAGGPVQYVQSALLNGTPLHRTWLSGEEFHSGGSLVVRLGPRPSSWGTTDVPPSSRPADEAPHGSRGAGTGSGTGTAHAEPVAPVGARGAAGATAHDTVLESVTGPIDTDSREQAHLHAPHGVIDTGAEPDADDSPHADHPTIVTDAAAPTRALPEPDQTGDTP, encoded by the coding sequence CGGCGCTTCCGCCGCAGTCGGGTCTCGCGGCGACCTGGTGGTGGCCGAAGCCGCAGATCGGCAACACCCACCCCGGGGCCACCTTCCCGCTCGGCATGGTCTCGGCCTGCGCCTACTCGGGCGCCTACCCCACGGGGTACGGGCGGTACGACCTCAGCCTCGAGGGCATCCCCGACACCATCCACGACACCAACCTCGCCAGCGGCTTCTCGCACTTCCAGCAGTCGGGCACCGGCGCCATCCGCAAGTACTACAACTACTTCAGGGTCACCCCGATGATCGAGCCGCTCGACGTGCTCGGCCGCAGCTGGGAGATCGTCGACGAGGATGCGTCGCCCGGTTACTACACCGCCACCCTCGACTCCGGCGTGACCGCCGAGATCACCGTCGGCCCCAAGAGTGCGGTGCATCGCTACACCTTCCCGCGCCACTCCAACGCCCGCGTGGTCATCGACTTCTCGCTCGGCGGACTCGCCATCCCCTACGGTTCCACCATCCCGCTGCGCGCCCACCTCGAGACCATCGAGCCGGGCGTGGCGAGTGGGGTCGTGGTGGCCGAGGGGGCGCCCATCGCGGTGCACATCGAGGCCGACACCCCGCAGTGGCGGCAGATGCTCTGGTACGACCGCCGGCTCATGCCGGGCGGCACGAGGCTCGACTTCGATCACATCAGGCCGACGACCCTGCGCAACTTCGGCCTCATGTGGGCCGGGCCGAGCGAACCGGGCCAGACCATCGAGCTACGCATCGGCTTCTCCTTCCGCGGGGTCGAGCAGGCGGAGCGGAACCTCCGCCACGACTGCGGCCCCGGCCCCGCGCGCTTCGAGGCCAGGCGGGAGCGCACCCAGAAGACCTGGCGCAAGCAGCTGAAGGCGATCACGGTCGACACGCCGAGCCGCGCCCGCAAGACCGTCTTCGCCACGGCCCTCTACCACTCGCTCATCAAGCCGAGCTTCGCCCCGTCGGAGAGCCCGTTCTGGCCGGCCGACGGCCCGTTCGCCTTCGACATCTCGACGATGTGGGACATCTACCGCACCCAGCTGCCGCTGCTGACCGCACTGCAGCCGGAGAAGGCGGTCGAGCTCGCGAACGCCCTGCTCACCATCTGCGAGGAGGAGGGCAACTTCCCCATCGGCTACCGCTTGGCGCGGGGCGGCGACCGCTTCTCCCGGCAGGGCAGCGCCCTCGCCCACACCTTGCTCGCCGATCTCTGCCAGCTCGGCGTGCCCGGAATCGACTGGGACTGGGCGCTCGTGCACATGAGCGACGACCTGCGCCGCACCTACGGCGAGGAGTACCTGCTGCGGGGGGAGGCGCATCCGATCTCGCACACCCTCGACATCGCTTTCGGCTACTGGTGCACCGCCAAGGTCGCCCGGCACGTGGGCGACAAGGCGCTCGCCGCCCAGTTCGAGGCATTGGCGGAACGTTGGGTCAACGCCTACGACCCCGAGTCAGGGCTCTTGAAAGACTCCACCTACTACGAGGGCAGCCGCTACAACTACTCGTTCCGCCTGCAGCACGACATGGAGGGGCGCATCGCCGTGAGCGGCGGTCGCGAGCGCTTCATCGAGCAGCTCGACGCCTTCTTCGGGTACGGCGCCGAGCCGGTGGTGCAGCCGGGCTTGAAGCCCGGTGCAGACGAGTTGCTCGCCGGGTACAGGCTCGGTCGCTTCGAGGGACTGAACAACGAGCCCGACATGGATGCGCCCTGGGCCTACCACTACGCCGGCCGCCCCGATCGCACTGCTGAGATCGTTCACGACATCGTGCACCAGCAGTTCGGCACGGGGCGCGGTGGGCTGCCCGGCAACGACGACTCGGGCGGGCTCAGCTCGTGGTACGTCTGGGCGTCGCTCGGGCTCTTCCCGGTGGCCGGCCAGAACATCCTGCTCGTGAACGCCCCTTCGTTCCGCGAGGCCACCGTCGCCGTCGGCGAGGGCGAGTTCACCATCCGCACCGAGGGCTTCGTCGAGCCCGAGGCCGGTGGACCCGTGCAGTACGTGCAGTCGGCGCTCCTCAACGGGACACCGCTGCACCGCACCTGGTTGAGCGGTGAGGAGTTCCACTCCGGTGGCTCGCTCGTCGTGCGACTCGGCCCGCGGCCGAGCTCGTGGGGCACCACCGACGTGCCTCCGTCGAGCCGGCCCGCCGACGAGGCGCCGCACGGGTCCCGCGGTGCCGGCACCGGCTCGGGCACGGGCACCGCGCATGCAGAGCCCGTCGCCCCGGTGGGTGCGCGGGGAGCCGCCGGCGCCACCGCCCACGACACCGTGCTCGAGTCGGTGACCGGCCCCATCGACACCGACTCGCGCGAACAGGCGCATCTGCACGCCCCTCACGGCGTCATCGACACGGGTGCCGAGCCCGATGCCGACGACTCTCCGCACGCCGACCACCCGACCATCGTCACCGATGCGGCGGCCCCGACCCGTGCCCTCCCCGAACCGGACCAGACAGGAGACACCCCATGA